AGTAACCTAAAGCATACCAGTGAGGTCAAAAACCTAGGACATGAAATGTGGCTTATCTcagttctgtttatttctttgcctGAGAAGACTTGAATCTTGTTAACTAAAAGTGTGTTATAGACTTTAAATAAACTAAGAAGGGGTGAAAATGAAGACAGGAAATCTTAATTTCTCCTGGTTTTGGTGATctattttacataaataaactTAATTGCAACAGGaaagaataatttgaaatgGCATGCTTTAGAACACTATATCTGTGCTGCTCTTTTTACATTCACTAATAAAGTAAGGCATATCTAAGGCAGAGTTCATCTTGTTTAGGCGAATTCATGTCACTTCATTGGAAAGAGGCTGGTCATACTCTAAAGTTGCCTGTTCCTCTCCACAGCTGTAAAAACAGCCAAGGACAACTAGCTCACACATCAATGCCTGACTTGTAGATGCATAGAATTAGGAGATATGCATCCTATTCTCATGTGGCAGTGCTTTAACTGTGAGTCTATGACCATTATTACCCTCTGGCTGAATCAATATCTACCCAAGCCAAACACTGGAGGAGGCCTCACAAAAAGAATTCTGTTTCACCATGCCCACTCCACTGCAATTTTTGTGACTGTAGATAGAATTGACTCATGTCCTTTCTCAAAGGTCCCAAATGGATAGGTTCCCACTTCAGGTTAAGCTTAGCGCAAACAAGAcatcttttctaaagaaaatataacaataTTTGGTGTTGTTTGATCTAATTTTTCAGCTCATTAtgcaaaccagaaaataaataacaagcaGATGTTTTTGGATGGATTTGGATTACATTGATAATGGAATTTTAATACAAGCATGttttaatattgatttaaaCAGTTTCATAAAGCCAATACCATTgtccaaacaaaagaaataaattagatttGGTCATGAGAAACTGACTGAagaatttacagtatttttgtcTAATGTCTGTTTTAGTTGCTCCTATTGATCATGTATATGGTACACTTGGTATTGTGGGAGCTACCTCCACTCAGCAGTATTCTGACATGTCAAAACTGAGAGAAGAGATTGAGGGACGAGGTTCATTCACTTTCTTTGCACCAAGCAATGAAGCATGGGAGCAATTAAGTTCagtaagtgtgtgtgtgtgtttgagcatgtgttttaagtatatttttctttcaggtaaTGTTTTAGATGCAATAAACTAGACTGGAATTGATGAGATTTTAGATATAAATGGACAATAGTTATAATACAGAAATGTACATGTAATGTGCATTACTGAAGCTAGAACATCtgagtttattttcagtaatactAATCAACAGTAATCATTTCTTATTTAAGCACTTGCATGTCAAATTTTAATCTTGTTAGTGTTAGCATAGTTTTGAGGAAAACAGGAATTCCAGCAATTACATAATGTAGAGTACAGTCATGTTTTGACAGTGACTCAGGTGTACTCCTTTTAGTAAtgtttttagttaaaataaacattgagCCAAAACACCTTCAATGACTTCTCTTTAAGACCTCTTGTCTTCCATTTGTGAGCAAGTCAAACCAAAGCATTATCTAAACAGAGCCAGACTGATAGATATTGAAGTCATATAGGAATTATCTGTCAACTATATTGAAAGTATATGTTAAGGTAAAGCAATATGTACATCTTTCTGAGTGGAAGAATGCTCTtgaaaaatctaattaaaatcctttcttcttcaggaaaTTCACAGGAATTTGGTTGACAATGTAAATATTGAATTATATAATGCTCTCCACCACCATATGGTAAACAAGCGCATGTTGACAAAAGATCTTAAGAATGGCATGACATTAGTGTCCATGTATAATGGCCAGAAATTGCTTATTAACCATTATCCTAATGGGGTAAGTCTCTTTACACAAGTTTTCTATAATATAATAATTCAGTTTTAGCCATTGtttgttcctttattttattctatagCTAAGAATATTGGTTTTGGAAAGATCAGCATCTAGCAAGTCAGTTGTCACcgataaaaaataattaaatagtctcttgaaaaaaatcagtttgctgTGCAAGGTAATCACCAAGAAAGAATTAATAAATatgtgctgtttgctgtttaaaaatcaaagttcaAATGAGAATGAACTTGCTCCATAGAAGACAAAGCCTTTCATAGTGAAAATATATCATCATCATAGCTCTGAAGGCAAAATTTGATAGTACTCTTTATCTATTtacaaaataacattaaattaGGTCTTTAATTAAATCAGATCTTTTATTTGAATTGGACTGCGTGGTAGAAGCATTTAAGATTGTAATGATACAGGTATCCATTACTTTCCAGAAagagtttcatttttataaatgttaaaaagctCCCAGTCATGTTACCCgtcttttcttaaaatgcatgAATATGTTTATGCTAGACTACAATTTACATCAGTAAAAACCAAATATGATCATCATATTAACCAGATATGGAAAGCAAGTCTGAAGAATAAGGATTGCAATgacaaataaaacatgaatatgAAATCAATGTAGCCTGCATTAATCTGCTGCTAGCTGAATGCTTTCCAGAAGAGTTCAGTCAGCCTCTTAAATCTTGCAAGGTTTTacttgatatttaaaataaaaccagaaagaacATCAGTGAACACATTATGTACAATACACGTATGGCCAGTCTGTAAGAATCCGATTCCAAGTGTATGATCAAGTGAATGTTTAATCATCTACTGCTTGATTCCTCAAACATAGGTTGTTACTGTTAACTGTGCCAGGGTCATCCATGGCAACCAGATTGCTACCAATGGTGTTGTTCATGTTATTGACCGCGTCCTGACTCCTATTGGAAATACCATTCAAGATTTCATTGAAGTAGAGGATGATCTTTCGTCTCTCAGAGTAAGTGGACAAAAATAGAAACACTTTTCTGGTCTtgtagtttcttctttttttctatttgtgtaTAAGGCCTGGAAGTAAGAAGAGTATTCaataacagagagagaaataaatcaaataaaggATTCCTACTAATACTGCAAAGCTAGCTATTTACGGAGAAAGTGTATTTTATGTAAGGAGCCCTCTTGTGTTCTTTTGTGGATCTTGTACCTCATCAATAGGACAGATCATGTCACTGTACCTAAAAAGTGTGCCCTTTCTTCAAGTAGTGAGGTAATGCAACATATGAGCATAAGTTGCAGTGTCTGGTGCTAGGTAGataagaataattttgaaatgcatcacagaaaatggtaaatcatattttttccagaatctGCTCATAGCAAGTTTCAGAACACCATGGaaaacatggatttttcttGCAGGGAGGAACCAGCTTACTTTCTGTCCAAGTGTCTAATTTATTCTTCTTCCAGAAGATGTGTCTTCTTAGCATAATAGGATTTCACACTGCACATTTAACAAAATATGTCATGGTTTTGCAAATAGCTTTtgttctcttcccttcttcatctcctcttaaaatacaaaactattttaaatgcagaggCATAAAGGTGGAAAAGACCACCTGAATTCTCTAAACCCAGTCCATTGCACTTCCAGGCAACCATATACAtttaattctttgaaaaaaCTGGGGCTAAAACAAGTCTTGTCTACTCTTCAGTTGAAAacaagagactttttttttttttttaattttcttctgcattctttCTTCTACGTGTTCTATGAGTTTAACTTCCATGAACTCTAAGCAAGACCTTTTCACCTAATCCTAGATGACATTTTACCTATTACTTTTTACTTACTTACGTACCGGCCTAActcagcttgaaaaaaaaactaacactttttttattattccaggtattattattttttattattccaactgtaacacattttttattattccaggTAGAAGTTAATTTTGTTGATAGACCATTGCGTTAATCTAATGTGTCAAAACCTACATGTTCAcgtttttcatttaaaaatttagaaaataataatttgtgcCCTGTTGTCAGTTCTATCAGAATATATTGACTAGTATGTGCTAATTTAAGGAGGGAATTCATCATATCAAGGTACATTTTTTcccacagaattattttttaattcatgttcGTCATTTCACTTTTAACACATCTTTCTATGACACCGTTCTCATTGTCACAGTAAAGAGCTCTAGGTACTAAGTGGAAACACATGAGAAGTTTTGTGCTAAATATTGCCTGTGAGCTCTCATGAATAACTCTGTAGGTTTCGGTGTAAACTCAATATTACTCTTAAAGAGCAAGATTTGACTACTTCAGAATTCTAAATTAAGGAATAAAAGGAGtgagctttttgtccattttttttgttttcctgtgtctACATGGCTAAGCTAATGCTTTAAATAACCAGCATTAATAACCAAATTTATCTTTTAGGCTGCTGCGATCACATCAGATGTCTTGGATACTCTTGGAAGGCCTGGTCATTACACACTCTTTGCTCCTACTAATGAAGCTTTTGAGAGTCTTCCAAGGGGAATCTTAGAGAGGATCATGGGTGACAAGGTGGCCTCTGAAGGTATGTAAACGTTTCTTGCAGAAGAAGAATACAGGTTAGTAAATCAGGATGTAGAAACCACATTATCCTTGTAGCTCTGAAATTCAGCACCTGTACTTTTACAGGAGGAGGAGTCATTTCTTCTGACTTTGTCAGTTACCTAATGattcaaattaaatgaaaatttactttCCAGAACATTTCAAAGGAAACTATGAAAATACAGGCACTCTAATGTCTCTAGCTGAACTTTGATGTTCAACTCCATAGTTCTAATAGAGATTCCTGCCTCTAGAAATGAAGAGCTATCTGAATTTGGGGGTTCATTTGTAACTTTCTCATGAGCAGCTTTTTCATACGGACCATTCAGAAATTGAAGGCTTCTTTATTGTGAATAAGTGAGTCTGAGATtatctcattttaaacaaaaatgcagaccACTCCTGCTTCCAGTTGTCCATCTTTCTTCTCatcagtaaatatttcaaattatgaACCTTCATCCAAATTAATTCTGCTGGGAATGAGTACATTTCAGTACTTAACATCCTGTTTGTTACTGAAGCAATATTCTTGTTGACTTCCTTGCAAGTAATACCTGCATTAGTACTGTAATATGGTGCCTTCTGTTGAGAACCTAGTAAGAGAGAATATGCCCAGGAAATCACAAGATTATCTGAAGAACCTAATTAACTTCATTAACTACATCAGTTGTTTAACGTTCCACAAAACCTGTATAtgaactatatatatatataatatgtatatggACTATATGTATCTAAACACCTATGTATgtaatttttgctcttttccctAAAGCTCTTGTGAAGttccatattttaaatactcttcAGTGCTCTGAAGCCATAATGGGTGGAGCTGTCTATGAAACCTTGGAAGGAAACACACTTGAAGTTGGCTGTGATGGTGAAACTCTGACTGTGAATGGAGTAAAGATGGTGAAACGCAAGGATATTGTGACAAGCAATGGCGTTATCCACCTCATTGATAAAGTGCTAATTCCTGATTCCGGTTAGTAATGTCCACGACAAACTTCTTAAACTGAAGATGTTTTCTGTGAGCTCCCCTGGATTCCCTCACATGTATTGCCAGTGATAAGGTTATGAAACCATGGAAAATCCAGatcaggaagagaaatacaagaagtattttaacacaccttttttctttatttgcagcCAAGCAGGTCATTGAGCTTGGGGGTGCCCAGCAGACTACTTTTACAGACCTGGTGGCACAGCTGGGACTGGCATCTTCTCTAAGACCAGAAGGCCAATACACTCTCCTGGCACCTCTGAATGGTGCTTTCTCAGGTTAGTAGAGTTGAAAGAGTATGCTCTGAACATCAAAATAAACGAGAAGAATATATGCTACTATGACAGTCTTCCAAATAAGACCCAGTACTTGTTCTAAGTCCTGAGGAAAATTAGTAATTGAGAATTAGAATGAATTATTTAATCCTTTCGAAATGCACACCGAgtagaaagacaaaacaaatgcaatcaTCAGactgcacagatttttttttagtggtacCATTTGTTGACAGAAATATTCTCACTAAAATAAGATACAAAATACACACAGGCAGGCTGTGGGAAAGGAAATGTGCTAGTGAATTGCCAGTTCTCTTAATCTTTACATTACTTACATAAATTCACAAGTTGGTTATTCTCACAAATTTTATACAAGGATATTGGTATTTTCTAGTACATTAAAGCAGGGAGAGACCGATACAAATATGCTTGGAACATATCTGCATATCTGCAGGAATGAGTACATGAACAGCCTGCTCTCCTCAATGATCTGTGTATTAACCACCCCCACAGTAGCAAATTTGGGAAGGATTTCAGGTGCACATTCAGAAAGAATAAGCTTCAGCAGTAATTCAGAAGTTGGAGCAGGCACACATCTggcattttatttctagtaATAATCAGGGCTGTGTCAAAAGATTGTTTCTAAATTTGAGAAAAGGCAATTTACAGAAACTgtttaacaattatttttttgtttacataGATCCTTGCAAGTCATTGGAAGTCACTCAAGCATGTCAATGAAATATCTAGTATTTCCATGGTCTTCTAATACAGATGTCCACAGTTAACCTTACTTGAATGAAAGTTCACTATATAAAtaactatatataaatatttaattgtcaTTGTAGATGACACCTTACAGATGGATCAGCGCCTTCTTAAAACAATCCTGCAGAATCACAttataaaagtgaaaattggGCTCAATGAACTATACAACGGACAAGAGCTGGAGACAATTGGAGGAAAACTGCTCAGAGTCTTTGTGTATCGCACAGTAAGTGAATGGGACATTTTAAACAATGTGTATTCTAACtatgaaaatgaagatgtataaaagaatgaaagacaAAGTTGAATGAACCTTTCAACATCTACCATTACCACTGTCAAGGAAAATTCTTTAAGCTtttaagttagaaaaaaaaaatgaaaatccaatCTTTGTTATGGGAATTTTGCATTTGGGAAAACAATACAAGATTCCGGATTTGTCACTCAATTAGTAATAAATTCATATAGTTTTTAGACCTAAGTAAAAGGAGGGAAACCAGAAAATCAAGTTTGGAAATCTTTGCATCCTGCTAACTTACTCCAGATTTTgatacttttgttttctcaagCAATAGCAGACTTCCTGTCAAGAACATAAAATTTGACTGTCAGAAATCcagataaatattatttttaaactcagGAGCCTGTTGGGAAATACACATCCATTTCATTCatcaaatatgtttaaatgtGTATCATTCTGTGAATAGATGCACTTAGGtgtctcttctcttttaatCAGGCTGTATGTGTTGAAAATTCATGCATGGTCAGAGGAAgtaaagaaggaaggaatggtTTTATTCACGTCTTCAGACAAATCATCAAGCCAGCAGAAAAAACATTGCATGAAATGCTGAGAAATGATAAGCGTTTTAGGTGAGTAGCACTGAGATTTTCCTACagatggaaatatatatatatatatataagcacaGCTGGTCTGAGAAATAGTTGTGGACCATGTTGGATTTTTGGGAtgcaagaagggcaagaaagaggtTATTAcctcaagaaaataaatacatgttcCTTACTGCTACATAGGCAAGAGAGGAGCAAGAGGTCACAAGGTATTGGATGACACATCCAGAGCTATAAATGCTTCAGAGTCTGAAGGCTTAATTAACCAGTAATACAATTCCATATTAGTGCAGCATGATCGCAGGCTGTATATATACTGTGTTCCCAGTGTGTACTTCTGTCCCATGCCTGCAAGTATGTCAGTCCCTCCAGAGAGAGCAACTACCATTGTCATCCTCCCTTTATCTCTTTGATCTGTAGGGTTTTTATTCCATGAATTCTTCTATGATCCAGGCTGAcaatggtttttatttttcaaatccttttttctcAGTCTGCTACTCTTAAGacagtctttctttttctcattttatctcctctactgtctttatttctggGAAACTGTAGGAGTGTTTGAAGATGGTTGTGCTTTCAGAACAAATGAGGGGACTAAGTGCCTGGATTTGAGAATAGCTACTACACGTCTACAGAATGTATTTgtggtttgtcttttttaaacagtgttttCCTCAGTCTGGTGAAAGCTGCAGATTTAGATGATGTTCTGTCACGGCCTGGAGAATGGACTCTGTTTGTTCCAACTAATGATGCCTTTAAAGGTTTGACCAATGATGATAAGGATATATTGATAAGTAAGTAACATACCAATACTACATGTATAAACAAGGGTGAAATTAATGGGAAAGGTAGCTAGTGTGTTTCTTAAACAAAAGATGTCTGATAAACCAGGTAACCTTCTGCAAAGAGCAGGTCATGGGATTTCCCTAAATTAATTCCTTCTTCAGTGATAGAGAAAGtatcttttggggaaaaaaactgaaataaaataaaataaaaaatccaaccTTAATTGAAATTTAACCTCATTTGTTGATTCCAAAGTGTAATTACCTTCCAAGTTAAAATCTGCATTCATTTAATTAACTTCAACTTCTATAACAACATTCAAGGTTACTTTAGATATATCAAACTGCAGAGTCCCAtcaaatttctgttcttcatgtAGATATTTATTGAGTTATTTATTGTAACCAtcacattataaaaatatgtagtaTTGAATTTCCATTCCTGtcctgtcctttcctttcctgtcttttgcCTTCTTTGCGTCCACCCAGTGATCTGTAGCATCACTTGTGCTACAAAAAAAGAtcctgaatatatatataaataccaaTTTACGCCATTACACCTTTAAGCTTTGGAATTGTGTAGATTTTTCACaacatttaacatttcatttttgcaaaagaAGGAATGCACACCGATAACTTGAAAGTCTCCTGCAGGATTTCCAACTAGAGGGTTAGACTGTGGCCACAacactataaatatttttagtttatttgaGGGTAATGTGAATCTGTCTTGTCGCACAGGTGTGGGAAGAGCTGTCACCTTGAATCCCACATCCAGAAAGttagtcacattttttttgcttctgctctgtTCAGACCAAAGTTCAAAGATATGAAGCCAAATCCCATGAATCCTTAATGGCTTCAAAGAGTCCATCTCAGAGCAGCTTCCCTAGCATAACTCAGCTCTACACAGACCTTAACTCACTAATGAGGCACTGTTAATTTGAATTCTCTCTTAGCCATATAAAGTTATGATTGTGGCATAGATTATCTTCCAGTGTGCTGTGTCTCTAGTCAACAATGGTAAATTAACAGATAACCTAAATGACCAACATTAGATAGCTATAAAATCAAATGAAGCTCATCTCAGGGTTGTGAACTGAAGTAACTAGATAAACACTATAGttcaatttttgtctttaagaCTCTCTTTTcttgagaaagaaacaaaagaaaatgagtttacCAGGCCTATTATTTTGTGTCTTCAGTTCATAACTTGATGTACCCTAGGCCTCTGTCATTTTGGATTATTTCTACAGTCCAGAATACAACTATATTTGATGTTCAGCTTTTCAAGGGCTTTTATGTACTGGCTTCTCCTATCATTGTGACACAGTTTCTACTTACTTTCTTTGGCAgctgaaattttgatttttaccctcctttttcttttaatgtcagATTGCTTTTTGGAATTTTACCCTAGCTTTCTTTTAAGacataatattatttttctctataaaaattaagcttttaaatatgtaatttttttccaaagaatttataaaaatatttatctgcaataaagataaaaaacaaaggtTATTTATAACCACTGGCCATTGTgacaaagaacaaaggaaatttGATTGTGAAACCAGCTTTTTCAAATGTCTGCATTTAGACTTTGTATATAACTTGATGCTGTCTATGAATAAACCAGTCATAAAAACTCAGCACTAATTTTAGTAGGTGAAAAGGATCATTTAACTGGACTTTATTAGTAAAGTGAATTGCACTGATATTAGcaatcaaaagcagaaaaggaaaatgttcacTGAGAGACACCAGAGAACAATTATAAccacacagtatttttattgcCATTTCATCAAGGTTGAAactcttggaaagaaaaatcaatgtcCACATGTAATACTAACAAAGAACATGCAATGGAATGTTCAATATTCCACATAATGACAAGaacttgtgttttaaaactgctCTGTTTGGTACCCTGTCTTCTGGTCAGTCTGTGGATATTCCTACAGCTCATCCAAGACTCTGAACCTCCATGGATGCAGAGCTCCAGGGAGCCCTGCCATGACTCTAACTTGGACTCCAGAATCCATTTGCCTTGTTAGTCCTTTTCTAGTCCTTTCTAGtggctttttcttccaaaataagaattaaaCCAAACTTTGAAATATAGAAATCACACTCACAATAGGGTTGTTTCCGCTTTCTCAACTTCTCTTCCTCTCACAGTTTGACTGCAAGAATAGTCAAGACCAGTATCCCAGATTAccttcttctgttcttcctgcaACTCTGTCCTGCCTGAGATGGGAAAATGTGTGTATAGAGAGAGTTGTCAGTTATCCCCATTCATCTCAGAAGGGAGTCGCCCAAGAGAATAGTCATATTAATTTCTCTGCCAGCAGTTAGCTATGGTTCCCTTTAATTGAAAGGATGTTAAGGTTGCAGTTTGTCTAGTAGCTTGGTGATACTTGATGCTGCAGACTGTTTAGTGGTCCTGAAATTATTGTGTTTACAGAGCATaattagaaaaagaatgaaaaattctgattagaggggaaagcaaagaaaagcaaataataccaaataataagaaaatgctGCTCTTTTATACAGTAGTTCTCATAACATGTTTATAATTATGTTGAGTCCCTTTTGGCATAAGATTATTAAAATTATGATAAcggggaaaaaagaaaaaagtttcaatatatatgtatttctgttAGTTTCATTCATACTATGCTTAATTCTGTCTCAAACCTATGGGAATCCTTAGTATTTCCCAAAAAGAACTAGTACAATTTAGTTTTTATgccttgctttatttatttatttaaactcaTTACTtgtattccttatttttctttttaaataggaGATAAAAATGCTCTCAGGAACATTCTCCTTTACCACTTGACACAAGGAGTTTTCATTGGAAGTGGCTTTGAGCCCGGTGTGACAAACATTCTTAAAACTATCCAAGGAGGGAAGCTCTACTTGAAAACAgttaagtgtttaaaaaagtATTCCTGACACAACCATGTAATGGAGATTTGACATTCAGTGCCTGCAATTTGATATTCTGTCTGCAGTTTGACATTGAAGAGTGGGATGCATATATCTGAAAGTGATATGAAGggtttcagtttgttttttaatgtctctGATAATGTGTTCTTTACCAGGTGAATGATACTCTTCTGGTTAATGAACTGAAATCAAGAGAATCTGATCTCATGGCAACTAATGGTGTCATTCATGTTATTGATAAACTTCTGTATCCAGCAGGTGGGTATTAGTTCGTGGAATTTACACACATTTCTGAATCTGTCCACGTGTTATGTAGGTACAAGGAATTTAAAAAGATACTTACTTTAAAGAGACAATTCCAATGTGaaataggaaacagaaaatgtacatCACTACTCATTTTATGCAATGCCTGAAACCATGGAAACTCTTAGAAATTTTGTGAAAGTCAAATACATGGAAGACAAGATGCTTAGggctattttttccccagtacagaagaatgtatatgtacacataaCACTCGTGTACACATACATGAGTGTGAGTTTGAGATGGTTTTACATTGCATTATCGCTGTAAGTGAAAGTAAAGTGAATACAGATGTATCTTTCCTCTTACatacctgtttcttttcttagatCTGCCTGTTGGAAATGATCAACTGCTCACAATCCTGAAGAAGCTGATCAAGTACATACAAATCAAGGtactttttaaatgatgatCCCATTGTCCTTTTGGCAAGGTCTATGAAACCATGTACATTATTCAAAAATGGTTCTTTGGCTCTCTGTTTCTTCAGCAGGCAACACATCTAGTAGCTCCCAGTTACCCAAGTGTAATTTGGATGATACACTGCACTCAACAGTTAGAACTTATATTTTTCAACACCACATAATTGTAGAACATTTGCATATGGGCAACTCCAGTGTGAACTGGCCTAAATCCACTCTTTGCT
This is a stretch of genomic DNA from Cygnus atratus isolate AKBS03 ecotype Queensland, Australia chromosome 1, CAtr_DNAZoo_HiC_assembly, whole genome shotgun sequence. It encodes these proteins:
- the POSTN gene encoding periostin isoform X10, which translates into the protein MKIFFLFTFSTIFLTSFEQASAFAHYDKILTHSRIRARDQGPNVCALQQVMGTKKKYFSTCRNWYQGAICGKKATVLYECCPGYMKMDGMRGCPAVAPIDHVYGTLGIVGATSTQQYSDMSKLREEIEGRGSFTFFAPSNEAWEQLSSEIHRNLVDNVNIELYNALHHHMVNKRMLTKDLKNGMTLVSMYNGQKLLINHYPNGVVTVNCARVIHGNQIATNGVVHVIDRVLTPIGNTIQDFIEVEDDLSSLRAAAITSDVLDTLGRPGHYTLFAPTNEAFESLPRGILERIMGDKVASEALVKFHILNTLQCSEAIMGGAVYETLEGNTLEVGCDGETLTVNGVKMVKRKDIVTSNGVIHLIDKVLIPDSAKQVIELGGAQQTTFTDLVAQLGLASSLRPEGQYTLLAPLNGAFSDDTLQMDQRLLKTILQNHIIKVKIGLNELYNGQELETIGGKLLRVFVYRTAVCVENSCMVRGSKEGRNGFIHVFRQIIKPAEKTLHEMLRNDKRFSVFLSLVKAADLDDVLSRPGEWTLFVPTNDAFKGLTNDDKDILIRDKNALRNILLYHLTQGVFIGSGFEPGVTNILKTIQGGKLYLKTVNDTLLVNELKSRESDLMATNGVIHVIDKLLYPADLPVGNDQLLTILKKLIKYIQIKFVRDSTFKEIPLTFYKINIIESNVQPIIRKEDPSITQLTKLIEGEPEFKIVREGETITKVIHGGPEIKYTRITAGGSDNEEKLKKFLEEEVTKVTKFIEGDGHLLEDEEIKRLLQGEAPVRKVQANKRTQGGSARRRTRLAYS